AATGAACAACATCTTAGTTAGGTCAACTCAAGGACCAAATGCTTAAGCACAAAAGCAGATTGACCCACAAAACACATATCATCGAACCAAACCCGTGGaccaaaatttcataaaatatcTAAGACAAAATATTCAAAACAGAGGACCCATTTGCACTTTGATAATCTATGTAGAGGCCATGTTTAAATTGCGAGAGACATTTAAGTGatgaaacaaaattaattatgaGAATGACAAGTTTTAACTCAAATGAACTCGGTATGCTGTTAGCTCCCAATCCCATGTTTTATACAATTATTGTGCATAATCTCATGAATCAACATAACATTGTTATTTAATTAGCCTATTTGGATGCTAAGAAAATTTGAACACATCTCTCCAACCTACTTGGATGCAAAAGAAACACAACACATCTCCACGTATCATTTAACTAAATTCTACCATGCTCTGTCTTGTGTTTGAAATGTCTTGTTATCAAGAGTGTTCTAAAAACTGGTTTTAAAATCcaagaaaaatataaatttcatttcaaatgGGTCTTAATCTTATTTTAATTATCGTATATACTTTCTTTTATGAGCTATAAACTTAGACAAGTTGTATCAATTCTCCTCCAAACTAttaatttcatcaattttaaACTCAAACTTGACATTTTATATCAATTTTAACTCTAAATTCTTTTCGATTTCATGTCTTTTAACCGCAAACTtgaataattgtatcaatttatatCATCTTTTAAGTTCCATGCATTAGGGTTAAATTGATATAAAAGTTTGAGTTTAAAATGAATACCATCAATCCaaaatttgtagtttaaatGGACGAAATTGAAAATTCAATATAACAAGGCAAATGATGTTTTCGAAATTGAGGTTCATCAACAACTACTTCTAGATAGGGGTGTTCAAATAACCCCATAACCCAAAGGGTTGGTATTGTCGTTGGCTTGACTTGTGGGTTGGCTAAAAAGAAATATGGGTTGTGGATTAGCTAAAAAGAAATATGAGTTGACCTAGTCCAATCtaaattacatatatattaataaagattatatatacacttttttaattttggtgttttatatttgaatttaacGAGGAGTTAATTATTATTTAGGTGTTATTAATAAacttacatatttttttttaaaaaaaaaactataaccCGACAATCAAATCCAACTGAACAAATTTTCAAGACTGAGTTAGAGACTTTATGTGGGACTTTTGGGCTACGTTGTCAACCCACCAATCCAAATTTATATGTAACTAGGGGTGTACGTGTATTATATAGAACCCAACAACCAACCTAAATTTTTGGATTGGTCCAAGAGACATCCTCAACCCATGTCCACCTAGCTCTAGAGTTCAAAAACCAAACTTGCAATAAGATATCGGTATAGATATTTCACTTGGAGATGTTCTTGTACCTGTTCCCACTTCCCGTTTTCATCTCAAACTAACCAAACCTGATCACCTACAGAAAATGGGATCACAGTCAAAAATTTGAGTGGCTAACAATACGTAGTACAAGCTTTTAGTTATTGACTACTCTCAAACTTGATGAATCTCAAGCTTCATCACCACCTTTCATATTCatgatttgaatttcattttattGAGTTGAACTCTTGAACAACAAACCAAATCACCCCACTATGAATTCTTCCCCATTCCTTACTTTGTTGCTTTCACAATGACTTAAGTTTTAGACCACGGAATTATGTTAAGATGTTAGTTCATTCAAACCGAAACAGATTAGGTAGTGGAGACAAAATTTTATTACAAGATCCTGAAAATTAGGTATGAAATGAGTGGATCAAAAAGACACTTATTCCTAGGATATCATGACTATATTACCCTCAAGTTATACCAAATATTTGTTGTACCAAATTTAGGTACCATTCAAAAATTTCTCATGTTCATTTCGCACAAAGAACTGACATAGTATCAGGATCCAAGCCTTTTTAATGTTTCAATCATTTCAAATCAACACAAATTCTCTGTAGACCATTGCCACAACTTCATTCCACAAAAGATATCTTATAGTTCCACTCTCTCCATATATATGGAATAATTACAAGTACCAAACAAATCCGGATTAACTCAAACGCAGGGATATCccaggaagaaaaaaaaggtgtgCTCATAGTGAAGAAAATACAAGGGTTGAGAATCATGAAATATTAGGAACAATGATGAGCTAATGTAAAAGATGTTCTAAAGATTCGCCACTGATAATAAAGAATACATGACTATGTATGGCTGGTAAAAATTTACATGAAATTGCAGATAAGTGTATCTGCAAACAACTCATCCCAAGTTTGAGATTCTTCTTATAAAAGGAAGTTATCAATCATGTGAAAAACCACATCTGCACCATCGGAATTCAACCAATAGCTCTTTACCTGAAGGGGATCAAATGTTTTGTTAAAATGTCAGATATGTTCACATCTAAAATGGGAAGAGAAATGCAAATATCAGAAACAGAGAAACAGAGTCAATGCTTGAGAAATAGCTTTTCAGAAGCTAACTATATACTTATAGTCTTATGCTGTTGGTCTGAAAAATAAATGGTTATAATTCCATTGGGCTCCTTACATTTTGGTCCCTACTTTAGTCTGTAAGCTTTTAATTTTATTCCATCTCGGCCTAAGCTTCATATGTGTTAGTCCCTAAACTTAATATTAGAGAAAAACGTTTTGGTGGTTGCCGTAAGTTGCCATCAATTTAGAATATTTAACGCAATAGCATAAATTGAAACTATGTAGGTTGGTTGAGGCAGGTAGTAGGGGGTGGAAATTATCAAGTAACAAAGTAATAGCAAAAACAAATAGTTCTTTTGAAGTTCAAAAAGTAAAAGAAGGCTTCATTTGGAAATCAaaatagttatttttaaaattatatttaaaaaaaatgatgactAAAAGAATTATTTTGTGGCCCAAAATGGGAAGATACATAATGGAGCAAAGATACAACTTAAACAAGGATAGCCCCAGGAAGTGCTTCTCTATACTTGTttcatcttttttaaaaagaaaaacttcgCTTGATACTTGCCTGAATGGTACTGTGAGCAATGTATCTCTGTCTGCTTTTCTGAAAGCTAACATCCACTCGAGTCCAAGGAACTTGATTGAGACCTCTAATCATCTCCTCTACATATTGGAAGAAAAAACTATTTCAACCACATGGCAAAACATAAGAGAAGTTCAGAATTGGGCACCAAAGAACTTGCAGAATGGTCAAGTTCATGAAATAATGAATGAAGCTGACAGATGGAGAATATGCACATGTTTCGGAgtgattttaaaatgttaaaatcacttttatcATCAAAATCACtccaaaatatcattttaatccCTCAAAATTAATCTAACATTTAGTTTTACACTTTAAATGCAAATAATCAAAATTGGTTTTGAATGATGGTTACTGAGGACCCGGTAGAAGGAGAGAAAGGCCAAAGGCTCAGCTTCCTTCTCCTCTCGAAAGTTGCTTTGAGTTACCACTTGAGACAGCGCAAGCCTTTATCTCGGCTGGTAAAGTTCTGGCAGCTCCGCCGATTAGGATAGAATATGCTGAGTGCAACCGAAAAGATCTCCTGTGTGAAAGAGCTTAAGGAGAAGAGGAAGACTTGAAcgagtccgactatccactgaaagtagTAATTCCTTAGGCAGAATCTCCTCATCCGCCCCCTTTCTCTTTCTGGGAGACAAGGCTTTTGTCCATGTCTACTCTAGAGCATTCTTTCCATTTTCTGTAATTGAGAGACTTGAATATCCAAATAAGGCTTTTTGTCTGTCGCCTAACTGACTCTATTTTCTCAATAATATATGTCCGATCCAACCTTATGTTTAAGagtgattttgaaaatgataGAAGTGATTTTAGCTATTTTAGAATCACTCTCAAACATGCCCTATATATGGTGACAAGAACAGCTGCATCCTATTGAGTTCCCACCAAATTTGGCTAATTTTTAATCTCTTCTACTGATAAAGCATACTCTTCAGTCTTCCCCAAACTTAGATCTTTGAAGATATGGGGCACATAAAAAGAAGGGCTTTGATCAATCCATGTTCTAGTCCCTAATGTTTGGTAATGTTAGAATGTTTTCTGAAATTAGATcctattatttgaaaattttcaatatagtCTCTTACGTTTTaacaattttcaattcaatctCCTACTATAGTGAATGTTGGAATTGTTTGATGATAAACTTATATAGTGTAATGACCTAACTTGAATAGGATCTGTTCTATAGGTTGTAGATCTGTGTCCTTGAATTCTGAAAACAAACTTATAGGGTAAATAGGATCTGTTCTATAGGTTATAGATCTGTGTCCTTGAGTTCTGAAAACAAACTTATATGGTATAATATTTCGTAAATTGGTAAAATGTCATCTATGAGAGGAAAGATTCTAAttactttcaaatttttaaaaatttgtgaAAAGTTTCGAGTTTTCTTCTCTGATGAAATGAAGATGGTGCATCGGTTTTCTGAATTTATTACCAAAAAGATTCATTTCCAAAATAGTTTCACTAAAAGACATCAAACAAACTAACAAAACAGGCAGAGGAAGAGATCTTAGAGCAGGAGCTGGGAGAGAAGGTAACCTTCTAAGTCGAGTTTTTGGTCCTGCAATGCGTTATTGCAGACATCATCATGAGTTGATTGCTCCTCGTAGACAATATGTGGGTATTTGTCGTTTTTTATAAGCTCACTTGACTGGTCGCAGAATAACAATAAAAGAAACGTTTAACTTCCTCTAGAAAAAGCTTAACAAACATATATATGGTACAAAAACCTTCCCAACTGATACAAAAAGCTTACCTTTGGAAGCTCATGTTGACGGCGAATAGATGATGTTCTCCACCCAACCATGTCTAATGATAAGTGAAGGTTAACATAATATAATTGTGGATATAACTCCAATGAATTCTTATCCCACACTAGGTAACTCTCTGGTCTACGAATTTTTATTATGTTCATAAATCATAATCACAGATTCACATCTATTGTCTGCACTCAACAACTTGTGGTTAGGAAGCTTGTGATACATTAATATCTCAAGCTTATCTCATGCAACAAGTGATGAAACATTTACTGATCTCTTAAGTGTAAAAGGATATGATCATAATTCACATTTGCATATGCCACCCGACGCTTAAATGCACGTAATGCTGAGCTAAACAACAAAAGTCCAAGGACAATATACAAAGTCAAACACCAATAACATACAAAGTATAGGCAACTTAGTAAGTAGTCTTAAAGTCAATACTGACATGAACTTTAGATCTTCAGAGTCAGTAACCATTCTAAGGAGAAGAGGAGGTTTCCCATCATTTTCATCATCAGTGAGGAATAGATGTTTCCCAGACCTCCCAGCAACTAAGTGAGCTGTTTGAGAGGCTCTTCTCTCCAAGAAAGGAAGACCACAAAGAACTGGAAACTGAGGACATAAAAAGTAGATGTTTCAATTGATAAATCCGGCCTCAACCTACCCTCTCTCCATCCCACCCAATGTTACGGGAAAGTGATTGCACAAACTACGAACAAATCTTTGAATTTTTCAGCTTCATGGCTGTTTGCTATAGTGCCTAAGTTTGTTTAACAAATACCTCGTAAATAATGTGTGAGATGGAGAATTAAGATCAACAGGTAATAGCCCTATGGAAAGGAAAGAACGCACTCATAACAACTCTTTCAACTTTCTGCTTGACAATATAATTTCTGTAGTCTAAACTTTAAAATACATATGATAAATAGCTTAAGCACCTGTTTATTTCCCCGTGAACCTAAATGTGGAGTTGCAACTGTTATGAAGTTCACAGGCTCCAATCCAGCAATTTTTTCATGATGGAATTGCTCAATATGTTGCTTCTGCTCGTCCGTAGAGAAACTTTGAGCAGCACCTGAGGATTTCAATTGAGGGATATGATCAAAAAGCCTTCCAACGGCATACCTTGCGACAAGCCCACCTAAAGAATGGGCCACAAAGGAAATTTTCTGCAACTCTGGCCTTCGTCTTATGACACCTAACACCTGCATTGGATGGTTTAAAGTAAGGTCCTCAACAGAAATATCTATAAGGATgctatttttaaacttttctgAGATGGATCATAAATACATATATAGAACCAAGATACCTCTTCAGCCAGTCTTTCTCCCATTGTGTCAACCCCATCAAATGTTGATCTTGAAGAATTACACTCACTGCCTGCTCAAGAAGATAATTTTAGAAGCCAAAAAATTATTGTGACCTATAAATATTACGGGTTGACATAGAGGAGTCCCCACACAATGCATTGCCAGTAAGTTCAACACTGTAAAAGGTCAAACAATTTCTCAGAGACCATTCTTGAAGTTAGGACGTCAGGAAAAGAGAAATGTGGATTAGAATTTGGATCAGTTACAAACACCTTTaagtaaaagaaagaaagaaaacagaGAGACAGAAAGTACTTACTAAATcataattttaaacaaaacaaTCCAAGAGATTTCCCTTTAGTTCTTCAGTCTTCATTTTTTGACTGAAGGACTGTGTTCAATTTCGTTGTCTAAAATTGCACTTATAGTTAATAGATAAACCATTCGCCCTACTTACAATGATTTACCTTCCTCATCACTCACTATTACTCAACATGGCGCTCATAGGTTAAGCAacattgaaacaaaaaaaaaaaaaaatggatccAGATTTACCACCCAGAGGTAAGCTAGCTTCATCCACTCGTGTGATATGATTTTGTTTCACATTCAagattttttttgaaaaaataaataaataaagatatgTTAAAGGTGGATTGGTTTCAAAAACCATCTCAAATTTAGAATAATTCTTCTGTTACGCAGATTATTTGGTAAAGTATCACTATCTCCCAGCCGAAAATAGTCTTTGCGTAATGCGATTAATCATGGTATTGACCCAAATGCAACCCCCCTTTTGTCAAAAGCTTTTGACATTACATTATTGTAAATAcacaaaaaacaacaaaactCTTAGCATCAAATGCATATAGCCTCCTTGGAACTAAAAAAATAAGTGGAAAGTGGTAACCTATCAAAGAGAAGTATATAATAAGATCGAGAGAATGGTAAGCACTTACGGTGTACGATAACCTTATCAGGAAGCTTCTTCACAAATTGC
The sequence above is drawn from the Cucumis melo cultivar AY chromosome 2, USDA_Cmelo_AY_1.0, whole genome shotgun sequence genome and encodes:
- the LOC103494294 gene encoding uncharacterized protein LOC103494294 isoform X1 codes for the protein MRISFTYPTVPTFPSTHSAPLWSVKNPASCETGMIPAATITPLHTPPSGPSFDHPSTTPHCPSNPFSLRFPPIPFPFPFPDPSLPRPRMDFPGRLATGCFRPRKGLKVDADFTAEEFFYPDAKAPPEHLVIMVNGLIGSAADWRYAAGQFVKKLPDKVIVHRSECNSSRSTFDGVDTMGERLAEEVLGVIRRRPELQKISFVAHSLGGLVARYAVGRLFDHIPQLKSSGAAQSFSTDEQKQHIEQFHHEKIAGLEPVNFITVATPHLGSRGNKQFPVLCGLPFLERRASQTAHLVAGRSGKHLFLTDDENDGKPPLLLRMVTDSEDLKFISALRAFKRRVAYANVNYDHMVGWRTSSIRRQHELPKSSELIKNDKYPHIVYEEQSTHDDVCNNALQDQKLDLEEEMIRGLNQVPWTRVDVSFQKSRQRYIAHSTIQVKSYWLNSDGADVVFHMIDNFLL
- the LOC103494294 gene encoding putative lipase ROG1 isoform X2 encodes the protein MRISFTYPTVPTFPSTHSAPLWSVKNPASCETGMIPAATITPLHTPPSGPSFDHPSTTPHCPSNPFSLRFPPIPFPFPFPDPSLPRPRMDFPGRLATGCFRPRKGLKVDADFTAEEFFYPDAKAPPEHLVIMVNGLIGSAADWRYAAGQFVKKLPDKVIVHRSECNSSRSTFDGVDTMGERLAEEVLGVIRRRPELQKISFVAHSLGGLVARYAVGRLFDHIPQLKSSGAAQSFSTDEQKQHIEQFHHEKIAGLEPVNFITVATPHLGSRGNKQFPVLCGLPFLERRASQTAHLVAGRSGKHLFLTDDENDGKPPLLLRMVTDSEDLKFISALRAFKRRVAYANVNYDHMVGWRTSSIRRQHELPKSSELIKNDKYPHIVYEEQSTHDDVCNNALQDQKLDLEVFSSNM